From the Methanocaldococcus fervens AG86 genome, the window TATTTCAGTATCTTTATAATAAGCGTTCTGTGATTACAATGAAAAAGAAACTTGCTGAAATTAGGAAAAAAATTGATGACATAGATAACAACATATTAAAGTTGATTGCTGAAAGGAACAGCTTAGCTAAAGATGTAGCTGAGATAAAAAATCAACTAGGCATTCCTATAGATGACCCAGATAGAGAAAAATATATATACGATAGGATAAGAAAACTTTGTAAAGAACATAACGTTGATGAAAATGTTGGCATTAAAATATTTCAAATATTAATAGAGCATAATAAAGCTCTTCAAAAGAAATATCTTGAGGAAACACAAAAT encodes:
- a CDS encoding chorismate mutase; the encoded protein is MKKKLAEIRKKIDDIDNNILKLIAERNSLAKDVAEIKNQLGIPIDDPDREKYIYDRIRKLCKEHNVDENVGIKIFQILIEHNKALQKKYLEETQNKNKIFKQ